Within the Eucalyptus grandis isolate ANBG69807.140 chromosome 1, ASM1654582v1, whole genome shotgun sequence genome, the region cgctctcgctctggCGCTCCTTCACCAGCCCGACTCCCATCGCCTTCTCCTTGCTCTCCAGCCACAGCGCTCTCATCCTCTCCCTGACCTCGCACCCGCCCTCCTGCTCCTCGTGCGGGCCCCCGCAGAACCCGCACTCGCCGCCCGGCCCTGGGCCCGGGCCCTTCACGCCCTTCACTTGCTCGTACCCGATCGCGAGCCTCAGCGCGTCGTCCAGCGACTCGGGCCTCTGCGGGAGGACCCACTCCTGGAGCTCCCCACTCAGCCCGTCCAGGAAGATCCCCCTGACCAGCCCCTCGGGGAGCCCGTGGTCGGGCCACCTCTGGAGGATCAGCTGCAGCCTCAGGAAGTAGGACCGCACGCACTCGCCCCGCCCCTGGTTCAGCGTCGCCAGCTGGGACCGGAGTTGGTCCTGGAGCTCGGCTTTCTGGTAGGCCTGCGCGAAGGAGGCCCGCACGTCGTCCCACCCGAGCGACGGCAGGTACGGCTCGATGTTGAGGTCGTACCACAGGGCCGCCTCCCGCTCCAGCGTCACGGGGAAGATCCTCATCATGGCGTCCGGGGAGTCCGCGTTGTTCGCCCGGCAGACCTTGGCGAACCGGCTCAGGTGCGCGACGGGGCATTCCTCGGGCGCGCCGCGCCGCGGAACACGGGCATCGGCGCCACGTGCACGTAAGGCGTTGGTCCTGGAAGTTTCGTCAAATTCGAGGAGGCCTTGGGTTCGGGGAACTGCATGGGGACGGATCCCGAACCCGAACCGCGGCGCGTCCCGACATCTTCGGAAGCGGGATTGTCGTCCTCGTACTCGAACTCGTCCTCGCCGGAATCGTACGGGGACCGAGACGAACCGAGGTAGTCGCTGTCGACGCCGCCGTCGCGAGCCGATTCTGGAGACGACAGTctgcggtggcggtggcggttgCGTCTGGGACTATAGGACGCCGACGAGTAGCGAGGGGAGAGATCCGAGCCCGACGGCGAATGGGGAGGCGGCTTCCTACGCTCGGGACTCATCTCTGAAGAATCCGACGAACGAATGTCGCAGCGGGAACAAGAACTTGGAAGTTGGGAAATCGGGCGAACGGCGCGCCAAGTAAACCGTCGAACCGTCGGGAACGGCGGCGTCGCGCGGACGCCATTGGCGACGTTCCGCCCTGCCCAAGCGCCGCGCCGTCATCGGGATGGGAAGTGACGTCATGTGGTCGGATGACGTCATAAAGGATGGCCATTTCCTGCGGGCGAGAGTGGGGAACGGATGTGGAACGTTAACGGACACAAACTCCTCCAccatctcttctctttctctgatATTTTCCCACACTTTCTCGCTCTTTCTCTCCCCCTTTCCCTCTCTTCCCTTCCGAGTTCTTCGTTCATCGACGCGCGACGCCGTAGCCGGGGAATTCGCTGGTGACGGCGGCCGGAAGGAATTGGGTCGGGAGTCCCTCAATCGCTTGCCGTCGCTTCTCGAACCGGCGATGGCGATCCTCAGCTACGTCTCGGTGACGGCCGCCGCGACGCCCGCCTCCCCGGACTCGCAGACGCCTCCCGCGCCGAACTCCCGGCCGACGAAGGTCATACTCCCCAGGAAGAAGCCGATGAAGTGGTCCACCGGGGTCGCTCCCGGCGATTACGGAGGGCCCCCGACGACGACGAAGCTCCGGAAGTACTGGGGTGGCGAGAAGGAGGATCCTCTTACCTCCGACGAGTTCATCTGGAACAGGGACTTCGTGGGCCAGTTCAAGAAGATGATCCAGGAGGAGGATGGCTCTTCTATCGAATCGTCGCCGGTTAAGGTAAGCGCGTCAAGCTCAatttgtgctttttctttttctttttctcgaagTTTGGATGCGGATGGTTAGTTTCTGGTTGATTGTTTATTGTTAGAAAATCAATTCGTTGGAAAAATTTGATCTTGTGTTGATCAAAGGTGGCCTTGCCTTGCCAGAGTGCcgctccattttcttttccttttagtgGAAATTCAGTTTACACACCTGAAATATTTGGTTTGGTGGTGTGGTTGACTGGATAGAGTCGGGCATTGTTCAGTGTGCATGGTGTGCATTGCAATTCTGCCGGCATGTTCTCTCCGTTATAGATTGGTATATGCCTTGGAGAGAACTGCTGAATATGAGTTGATGCAAATTCATGAGGTGGTTTAGGTTAACACAACTAAGTTGTCATGTTCggagggggaaaaaagaggaaCCAAGCATGGCAAAGAAAATTCAGGCTGTCCAAGGATTCAGTTTAGCAAAATGAAGCATAAattattgatggtttttgtttttgaggGCATTACGTGATGGCTGGAGAGAACAGTTCTTGAATTgaaggaaattaaaaagaaaatcaccacAGTAtctaaatagaaaatgaaaagaatgggAAAATCTGGACAagaagaattgatagaaaagGTTGGATTAATGGTGAATGTGCTGATTTCTGGCCTTAGTTACTTATCActaaatgatttggaaagacTACTTAGATTCGACCTATGAAAGTAATTGTCCTAGCTGATGAAGACCTGCAAGTATTTCAACCAGATATGTTTTCAGTGGCCAAACGCCTTGGTATACTGATAGAATCTGCAGATAGAAGGTTTATTTTGTGGACTTTTTTTGTGGATTTGTTGCATGTTATGGCTCTGACGTCATTTCTTTATGGGCATTTACAGGAAGAGCCTTCTGGCTTTTTGAGCTTGAACAGAGTAATGACCCTTGACAGGTTggttctttctccttccttgcAACTTTTACTTTAAATTCTTCCTCAGTGCACTTATTTTTTATACGAAAGGTGTgatgaaaattttttatttatggaaagTTAATGGCTTGTTGCAGTCTAGAAGTTGATTTGAGCGAAGAGCTCACAAGACCAATAAATACAGTGTCAAAACAGCCAGTTGTGGGTCCCGTGGAAGTAAGATAGTAGCGGCACTTTTatgtaatatattttaattttatatataactCTTTCATGTTCTGATCGAGGATAATATAAACCAGGACAAATCCAGCGCTTCACCCAAATGGAGATTGGCGCCAACACGTCGTGAGCAAGAGAAGTGGGATAGAGCAAGTAAAGCTGCTACTGGGGGGAGTGTAAGTAATCtttattgtgaaaattcaaTCTTTTGGCTTGAGGATTTCATTTGATGTAGTCCTGCCTGATCCGTTAAGACTTTGTTCAGTCTCATTTTCTTCATGTCAAAGCTTGACTTTCAAACTTAAGTTTGATTAAATGTaacttgttttcttctcattcTCACTTCCCATTCAGAATTTTGTACATATTGTTAGAGTTGGGTTTCTAATATAGCTTTTTGTAGGATGTCATGTTCCGCGAGTTGAGGCGACCTCGAGGTGACCCAGATGTATTAGCTGCTCAGTCAAGGGAGCAATACTATAAGGTGTATTAGTGGCTACTAAATTTCTTATCTTGGCCTTAGCTATTGTAGTACTCTCATGGTTATATTACTATCTCACGCTTGTTCGTTATGTATTTTCATTTTACAGTTAAAGAAAAGATTGCAAGTCTTCACTCTTGGTATAGGTGGTGTCGGTCTTGTCTCAGCTTATGTTTCTTATTCTCCCGAAATTGCTGCTAGGTGGGTGGATCTTCTAAGTATCCATGCTGACTTTAGTTTGTTGTCTTTTTGGCTTATCTGTTAGCTTATGTTTCAAAATTCTTTTTGGAATACCTACTTGCATCCATATATTCTTCTGCATTTAAATTTATCCTCATATGCTTCATCAATTAGTTCcatgtatttttatttgttgctATTGTGCGGTTCCAATTCCAAACATTCTGCTGTCAACAGATTCTGTGTTACTGTAGAACTCCATACAAGTTATAACCTATTGAGACATCTTCAACCAAGTTCTTATATAGAGGAATGCGCACATTGGAAACTTGTTGGGACTTTTCACCCGTAGTGAGTTTATAAGATTCTGCAAATGGTTAAGAAAATAAGCTCGCGATTTTAGTAATAGTTATTTATTGCCTTTAGTTCTATGGACTGTCTGCTTGCCTGTTATAGTCAATGACTAGCTGCATGCAATAACGATAATACTTGGTAGCAGAGATGATGAGCAGTATTTAACTTCTCCGAAAGCTCTAAGGAAGAGGCTTGTAAATCGTAGTTGAGCATTTAAAGAGTTACTATATGGTGCGTCTATTTCTGGAATTTCTGCACGTTTTATTAATCTTGCAATATGGGCGATACGTGGTTTTTTTCTTCAGTGATGTGAGCTGCACATAATGATAATACTGAATTGCTTAAAAACCTTCTTAAGCAAATCTCTGTGCTTACATTCACCTTATGGTTCAGCTTTGGTGTCGGCTTTCTTGGTTCCTTGGTTTACATAAGGATGCTTGGGAGCACTGTGGATTCCATGGCAGATGGTGCTAGGGGGCTGATGAAGTATGTACCTGATCTTCTGTTTGACTGTGTATTGAGTTATACTTGATGGTGAATACCATTAAGATGCAGTGCATCTGTTCCCACTATTTATAATGGTCATTGGCAGAGCAGCTAGCCGCTGGAGTAGTTTGGTCAGGATCATATGTAGGAGGACCATGTGTGAATATTAAtggaaaaaacattttaatagtGGTTTAAGTGATACCATCAGATGTAGTCATGTACAACAGATACTGCTTGGATTGGATGTGTTTCTACTTACCATGTCATGAGCTGCTTGTGCAGATTGTCATTTTTCAAGCTAACAAATTGGaactatgatcatgatgacTGATTGCTCTATGCATATATATTTCATCGAAATTGGTGTTGATGTGATTATGTGTTTTCTTCTTGGGGTTTATCTTTCCCAATGACATTATTAGTCTTCATGTTTGTATTGCCAATCAAGTCGATGGCGACACTGTACAATTAGCTTTGTGATTTCAATTGAAGGGATATTTTGCAGCTGTTAATGTAAGTCACATGATCAGACTGCTTAAGACATGGGGCGCTCTTGCGTATTTGACCAGTTTTGACTGATTTAGTTGTGCCACACTAGGCCCCATAAAAATTATAGTGGAGTTCAAACATCACTGAAACATTGAGGACAATTCCTAGTTAATGACTTAGCTTCCAGAAGTAATTGTTTTAACATGGCAAACTATACGGGTTTAAAAAGTATTTCCTTCCCCATATACACCAATGAAATTTGCATTGTTGAAACtagtttttttaatgttttttcctttctgaatTCAAGTCTCCTTATGAACTATTTCATTGCTGTGCTGATTAATTTTGTGAATGTAAATGCATTTTCTTATCATTGGAGACTTTACTTGCAGAGGTGCAGTTGGACAGCCGAGGCTTCTagttcctgttgttttagtcaTGATCTACAATCGGTGGAATGCGTAAGTAACTTTGTTGGCTTACTCTTTGTATGGCTTACTCTCTCTAGGACAAGCTGGCTTGTTGCCACTGGAATGCTCCTTCTCTGAAATGTATTCCATTTGACAAGTTAGTGCTTTGAGTTTCTCAGAAAACTCATCTTTGTGGTTTTACCAGATTTCACTTTGGTAGCATTCAACCTACCGGTGTATCTTAAGTAACACTAACACCATTGTGGTCTTTTAATTTGCCTGGCAAAGCATTAAATTGTATTATATTCCTCTATTGTGTTTAACCTGATTGTTCTGAATGCAGGATCCTTGTTCCAGAATACGGAACAATGCACTtggaattgataccaatgttagTCGGATTTTTTACCTATAAAATTGCTACATTTGTTCAAGCTGTTGAAGAGTCAGTCAGCACTCTCACGGAAAATACCAAATTCCCAGATGGATCCTCTTCTTAAGTAGATGTTACAAATCCAGAGCTGCTTTGGGGGGGTATGTTACGTTTTCATCGAAGAAATGGTTCATGTGTCATTATGAGAGCTTTGaacttttgtcatttcaaaGTTAGAAGTTGATAttatattatgtttttttttgtttttttttgggtggggggcaatccctaatttttatgcagtAAATGACTAAACGCAaaaccaaaattta harbors:
- the LOC104441281 gene encoding protein CONSERVED ONLY IN THE GREEN LINEAGE 160, chloroplastic, whose protein sequence is MAILSYVSVTAAATPASPDSQTPPAPNSRPTKVILPRKKPMKWSTGVAPGDYGGPPTTTKLRKYWGGEKEDPLTSDEFIWNRDFVGQFKKMIQEEDGSSIESSPVKEEPSGFLSLNRVMTLDSLEVDLSEELTRPINTVSKQPVVGPVEDKSSASPKWRLAPTRREQEKWDRASKAATGGSDVMFRELRRPRGDPDVLAAQSREQYYKLKKRLQVFTLGIGGVGLVSAYVSYSPEIAASFGVGFLGSLVYIRMLGSTVDSMADGARGLMKGAVGQPRLLVPVVLVMIYNRWNAILVPEYGTMHLELIPMLVGFFTYKIATFVQAVEESVSTLTENTKFPDGSSS